One part of the Azospirillum sp. B510 genome encodes these proteins:
- a CDS encoding PhzF family phenazine biosynthesis protein, whose protein sequence is MRLPIYQVDAFTDRVFAGNPAAVVPLEVWLPDAQLQAIAAENNLAETAFFIRSGDGFELRWFTPVVEVELCGHATLATAFVISTILEPGRAHMDFATRQAGTLTVTRDGDRYTLDFPNRPPKPAESPDPKLLAALGGPAPAAILSGRDYLVVYESADAVRALAPDMALLSELDPFAVCVTAPGDGLGEDGVDFVSRLFAPAQGIPEDPVTGSTHCMLTPYWAERLGKSVLRARQVSARGGDLLCELAGDRVRIGGQAVLYLEGSILL, encoded by the coding sequence ATGCGCCTGCCCATCTATCAGGTCGACGCCTTCACCGACCGCGTCTTCGCCGGCAACCCGGCGGCGGTGGTGCCGCTGGAGGTCTGGCTGCCCGATGCCCAACTCCAGGCCATCGCGGCGGAGAACAATCTGGCGGAAACCGCCTTCTTCATCCGCTCCGGGGATGGGTTCGAGCTGCGCTGGTTCACCCCGGTGGTCGAGGTCGAGCTGTGCGGCCACGCGACGCTGGCCACCGCCTTCGTCATCTCCACCATCCTGGAGCCGGGCCGCGCCCATATGGATTTCGCCACCCGGCAGGCCGGCACGCTGACCGTCACCCGCGACGGCGACCGTTACACCCTGGACTTCCCCAACCGCCCGCCCAAGCCGGCGGAGAGCCCCGACCCCAAGCTGCTGGCGGCGCTGGGCGGACCGGCGCCGGCCGCGATCCTGAGCGGGCGCGACTATCTGGTCGTCTACGAGTCGGCGGACGCGGTGCGGGCGCTGGCGCCGGACATGGCGCTGCTGTCGGAACTCGACCCGTTCGCCGTCTGCGTCACGGCACCCGGCGATGGTTTGGGCGAAGACGGGGTCGATTTCGTGTCGCGGCTGTTCGCCCCGGCCCAGGGCATTCCGGAGGATCCGGTCACCGGTTCCACCCACTGCATGCTCACCCCCTATTGGGCGGAGCGGCTGGGCAAGAGCGTGCTGAGGGCGCGTCAGGTCTCTGCCCGCGGCGGCGACCTGCTGTGCGAACTGGCCGGCGACCGGGTGCGGATCGGCGGGCAGGCGGTGCTCTATCTCGAAGGCTCGATCCTGCTGTAG
- a CDS encoding threo-3-hydroxy-L-aspartate ammonia-lyase gives MIANSSAKSATDSGIDTAGLAICYADVAGAAERIAGVAHRTPVMTSRTADTLTGGELLFKCENFQRTGAFKIRGAYNAVSRFTPVQRALGVVAYSSGNHAQALALAASMLRVKSTLVMPEDAPAAKLAATRGYGADVVLYDRYAEPPDAAVARVLEERGGVLVPPFDHPHVMAGQGTVAKELIEEAGETGGPLDLLVVPTGGGGLLSGCVVAAKTLNPGCRVVGVEPEAGNDAQRSLRSGAIVRIDAPKTIADGAQSRAVGQLTFPVLRRLVDDIVTVTDGELVEAMRFFAGRMKMLVEPTGCLAAAAVLSGKFDVRGKRVGIVVTGGNVDLARFASLVQAA, from the coding sequence ATGATCGCCAACAGCTCGGCCAAAAGCGCCACCGACAGCGGGATCGATACCGCCGGCCTCGCCATCTGCTATGCCGACGTCGCCGGGGCGGCGGAGCGGATCGCCGGCGTCGCCCACCGCACGCCGGTGATGACCAGCCGCACCGCCGACACGCTGACCGGCGGCGAGCTGCTGTTCAAATGCGAGAATTTCCAGCGCACCGGCGCCTTCAAGATCCGCGGCGCCTACAACGCGGTGTCGCGCTTCACCCCGGTCCAGCGCGCGCTGGGCGTCGTCGCCTATTCGTCGGGCAACCATGCCCAGGCGCTGGCGCTGGCGGCGTCGATGCTGAGGGTGAAGTCCACCCTCGTCATGCCGGAGGACGCCCCGGCGGCCAAGCTGGCGGCGACGCGCGGCTATGGCGCCGACGTGGTGCTGTACGACCGCTATGCCGAGCCGCCCGACGCCGCCGTCGCCCGCGTGCTGGAGGAGCGGGGCGGCGTGCTGGTCCCGCCCTTCGACCATCCCCACGTGATGGCCGGCCAGGGCACCGTCGCCAAGGAGCTGATCGAGGAGGCCGGGGAGACCGGCGGGCCGCTCGACCTGCTGGTGGTGCCGACCGGCGGCGGCGGGCTGCTGTCCGGCTGCGTGGTCGCCGCCAAGACGCTGAATCCCGGCTGCCGCGTCGTCGGGGTCGAGCCCGAGGCCGGCAACGACGCCCAGCGGAGCCTGCGCAGCGGCGCCATCGTCCGCATCGACGCGCCGAAGACCATCGCCGACGGCGCCCAGAGCCGCGCGGTCGGCCAGCTGACCTTCCCGGTGCTGCGGCGGCTGGTCGACGACATCGTCACCGTCACCGACGGCGAACTGGTCGAGGCGATGCGCTTCTTCGCCGGCCGGATGAAGATGCTGGTCGAGCCGACCGGCTGCCTCGCCGCCGCCGCCGTGCTGTCCGGCAAGTTCGATGTCCGCGGCAAGCGCGTCGGCATCGTCGTCACCGGCGGCAATGTCGATCTCGCCCGCTTCGCGTCGTTGGTCCAGGCGGCCTGA
- a CDS encoding GNAT family N-acetyltransferase codes for MADESVQDQSVQHESVQIQYAVEPDLTADEFIDVLERSGLAERRPVGDRPRVEAMLRNAGLTVTARAEGRLVGVARSITDFVFCCYLSDLAVDRALQGRGIGKELMRRTRDAVGPGTMCMLLSAPGAITFYETAGLTRHNHAFLFTDLE; via the coding sequence ATGGCCGACGAATCCGTTCAAGACCAATCCGTTCAGCATGAATCCGTGCAAATCCAGTACGCGGTCGAACCGGACCTGACCGCGGACGAGTTCATCGACGTCCTGGAACGCTCCGGGCTGGCCGAACGCCGGCCCGTGGGCGACCGCCCGCGGGTGGAGGCGATGCTGCGCAACGCCGGCCTGACCGTCACCGCGAGGGCCGAGGGCCGGCTGGTCGGCGTCGCCCGCTCGATCACCGACTTCGTCTTCTGCTGCTATCTGTCCGACCTCGCCGTCGACCGCGCCCTACAGGGGCGCGGCATCGGCAAGGAGCTGATGCGGCGCACCCGCGACGCGGTGGGGCCGGGCACCATGTGCATGCTGCTGTCCGCGCCCGGCGCCATCACCTTCTACGAGACGGCCGGTCTGACGCGGCACAACCACGCCTTCCTGTTCACCGATCTGGAATGA
- a CDS encoding DUF1127 domain-containing protein has product MRHTDVTRSSGIPTAAQGAVPAANRVARVTRRPVWHLLDVLFSVLERRKQRNALMGLDDHLLKDIGLSRSQVDHEVSKPFWRG; this is encoded by the coding sequence ATGCGCCACACCGACGTGACCCGCAGTTCCGGCATTCCCACGGCAGCCCAGGGCGCCGTTCCGGCCGCCAACCGCGTCGCCCGCGTCACCCGGCGCCCGGTCTGGCATCTGCTCGATGTGTTGTTTTCCGTGCTGGAACGGCGCAAACAACGCAATGCGTTGATGGGGCTCGACGACCATCTGCTGAAGGACATCGGCCTCAGCCGGTCCCAGGTGGATCACGAGGTGTCGAAGCCGTTCTGGCGGGGATGA
- the rnk gene encoding nucleoside diphosphate kinase regulator, translated as MRPTDQFPPILLTATDHDRLSALVEAVSERLPEVYAYLTVELERAAVIEEGELATGVVTMGARVAFRDEVTGQERTVTLVYPRDADLAACRVSVLTPIGAALIGVAEGQSITWYTREGEAKILTVLAVERPGVDGGAIAA; from the coding sequence ATGCGTCCGACGGACCAGTTTCCGCCCATCCTGCTGACCGCCACCGACCATGACCGCCTCTCGGCCCTGGTCGAGGCCGTTTCCGAGAGGCTGCCCGAGGTCTACGCGTACCTGACGGTCGAACTGGAGCGCGCCGCGGTGATCGAGGAGGGCGAACTCGCGACGGGCGTGGTCACGATGGGCGCGCGCGTGGCGTTCCGGGACGAGGTGACCGGACAGGAGCGGACCGTCACCCTGGTTTATCCGCGTGACGCCGATCTCGCGGCCTGCCGGGTGTCGGTGCTGACTCCCATTGGCGCGGCCCTCATCGGCGTTGCGGAAGGGCAGTCCATCACATGGTACACGCGGGAGGGCGAGGCGAAGATTCTCACCGTTCTGGCCGTCGAGCGTCCCGGTGTGGACGGGGGCGCCATCGCCGCGTGA
- a CDS encoding ISAs1-like element ISAzs12 family transposase produces the protein MEGFKACFGALDDPRRGNARQHDLHEMLMIALCTFLCGGRTCIDMAEFADERQEFLGEFLTLKGGPPSHDTFSRLFRLLDPKQFQACFRTFMDRFAETCQGVIAIDGKALRRSFDTASAKSPLHMVSAWGCEQRLVLAQIATDAKSNEITAVPTLLEMLALKGTIVTVDALNCQRDIAQKIIDRKGDYALALKGNQGTLHADVSLFLDDPETTTTTSHTTVDGDHGRIETRTSVVSTDITWLQAIHQWPGLAAIGKVVRTRETPAKTTTETAYYLFSTPLSAERCGEVVRAHWGVENSLHWRLDVTMNEDQARNRKDNGPENLAVLRHLAINLVSKDASKGSTRVKLLRAAWNSAFLRKLLAQI, from the coding sequence ATGGAAGGGTTCAAAGCGTGCTTTGGAGCGCTGGACGATCCACGACGGGGCAATGCTCGTCAACACGACCTTCATGAAATGCTGATGATCGCTCTCTGCACGTTCCTGTGCGGTGGGCGAACCTGCATCGACATGGCGGAGTTCGCTGACGAACGTCAGGAGTTTCTGGGCGAATTCCTCACCTTAAAGGGCGGTCCGCCATCGCACGATACCTTCAGCCGGCTGTTTCGTCTCCTTGATCCCAAGCAGTTTCAGGCCTGTTTCCGCACCTTCATGGACCGCTTTGCCGAGACCTGCCAGGGCGTCATCGCCATCGACGGCAAGGCGCTGCGGCGCTCCTTCGATACGGCGAGTGCTAAGTCGCCCCTGCACATGGTCAGCGCCTGGGGGTGCGAGCAGCGTCTGGTGCTCGCTCAGATCGCCACCGACGCCAAGTCCAACGAAATCACCGCCGTGCCCACGTTGTTGGAGATGCTGGCGCTCAAAGGGACCATCGTGACCGTCGACGCGCTCAACTGCCAGCGCGACATCGCCCAGAAAATCATCGATCGGAAGGGCGACTACGCCTTGGCGCTCAAAGGCAATCAGGGCACGCTCCATGCTGACGTGAGCCTGTTTCTCGACGATCCCGAGACCACGACCACCACCAGCCACACCACCGTTGATGGCGATCATGGCCGCATTGAGACCCGTACCAGCGTCGTCTCCACCGACATTACCTGGCTCCAGGCCATTCACCAATGGCCTGGGCTGGCGGCCATCGGCAAGGTGGTCCGTACCCGCGAAACCCCGGCCAAGACGACGACGGAGACCGCCTACTACCTGTTCAGCACGCCGCTCTCCGCCGAACGCTGCGGTGAGGTCGTCCGCGCCCATTGGGGCGTGGAGAACAGCCTGCATTGGCGCCTCGACGTCACCATGAACGAGGATCAAGCCCGTAACCGCAAGGACAACGGCCCCGAAAACCTCGCCGTCCTCCGGCACCTCGCCATCAACCTCGTCTCAAAGGATGCTTCCAAGGGGTCTACCCGCGTCAAGCTGCTGCGAGCCGCCTGGAATTCCGCCTTCCTCCGAAAACTGCTCGCCCAAATCTGA
- a CDS encoding PLP-dependent aminotransferase family protein, whose protein sequence is MSRSVDDVVWVPSIDRSAGPLYRSIADALEEDIRAGRVTQGTRLPPQRLLAGKLGVDVTTITRAYAEAARRGLVEGRVGQGTFVRANRAASPLPPEPSPDPRQAARPADLQMNAPPLPIGPGLRDALRHDMAAFAAELEPDLLLRYQQVGGGRADRQAGARWLEGRLAVPPERVLVCAGAQGALLALLSVLCEPGDVVCCEALTYPGFRSLAAHLRLRLAPLAMDGDGLLPDAFEEACRTHRPKALYCTPTLHNPTTATLPLERREALAAIARRHDVRIIEDDAYGALAPDAPPPLAALAPECVFHVSGLAKSVSPALRIAYLAVAEPRQLSRLAAAVRATTGMASPLTTALATRWIDNGTAAGIVAGIRRETAARQAIARETLPPGAVAASPCAFHLWLGLPGEWTRGEFIARLRGTGVGIVGSDAFAVSTPPEAVRVALGVPKDREDLREALRQLADLLAETPAMSSMVV, encoded by the coding sequence ATGTCGCGCTCCGTTGACGACGTGGTGTGGGTGCCGAGCATCGATCGCTCGGCAGGCCCGCTGTACCGTTCCATCGCCGATGCGCTGGAGGAGGACATTCGGGCCGGGCGCGTCACACAGGGCACCCGCCTGCCGCCGCAGCGTCTCCTTGCCGGGAAGCTGGGCGTCGATGTCACGACCATCACGCGCGCCTATGCCGAGGCGGCCCGACGCGGTCTGGTGGAGGGGCGCGTCGGCCAGGGCACTTTCGTTCGGGCGAACCGCGCGGCATCGCCGCTGCCGCCCGAACCGTCGCCCGACCCCCGGCAGGCGGCGCGTCCCGCCGATCTCCAGATGAACGCGCCGCCTCTGCCGATCGGGCCGGGCTTGCGGGACGCCCTTCGGCACGACATGGCCGCCTTCGCGGCGGAACTGGAGCCGGACCTGCTGCTTCGCTACCAGCAGGTCGGCGGCGGTCGGGCCGACCGTCAGGCCGGAGCGCGTTGGCTGGAGGGCCGGCTGGCCGTGCCCCCGGAGCGGGTGCTGGTCTGCGCGGGCGCACAGGGCGCCTTGCTCGCCTTGCTCAGCGTCCTGTGCGAGCCGGGCGACGTGGTGTGTTGCGAGGCGCTGACCTATCCGGGCTTCCGCAGCTTGGCGGCGCATCTGCGGCTGCGGCTCGCGCCACTGGCCATGGACGGCGACGGCCTGCTGCCGGATGCCTTCGAGGAGGCGTGCCGGACCCATCGCCCCAAGGCGCTCTATTGCACCCCGACCTTGCACAATCCCACCACGGCGACGCTGCCGCTCGAACGGCGCGAGGCGTTGGCGGCCATCGCGCGCCGCCATGACGTGCGCATCATCGAGGATGACGCCTACGGCGCCTTGGCGCCCGATGCGCCTCCTCCTCTGGCGGCGCTGGCGCCCGAGTGCGTCTTCCATGTCTCCGGTCTGGCCAAATCGGTCTCACCGGCACTCCGCATCGCCTATCTCGCCGTGGCCGAACCCCGGCAGCTTTCCCGGCTGGCCGCGGCGGTGCGGGCGACGACGGGCATGGCCTCGCCGCTGACCACGGCGCTGGCGACACGCTGGATCGACAATGGCACGGCGGCGGGCATCGTCGCGGGCATCAGGCGGGAGACGGCGGCGCGGCAGGCGATTGCGAGGGAAACGCTGCCGCCGGGGGCGGTCGCGGCCAGCCCTTGCGCCTTTCACCTATGGCTGGGGCTGCCCGGCGAGTGGACCCGCGGCGAGTTCATCGCGCGCCTGCGCGGGACGGGGGTCGGGATCGTCGGCAGCGATGCCTTCGCCGTGTCGACGCCGCCGGAGGCTGTCCGTGTCGCGCTCGGCGTTCCGAAGGACCGCGAGGATCTGCGCGAGGCGTTGCGGCAATTGGCTGACCTTCTGGCCGAGACACCCGCCATGTCCTCCATGGTTGTATGA
- a CDS encoding MFS transporter has protein sequence MRKGIARGDGGADDAALVAGATVRWGLAGLALTVLLSSLGISIANVGLPALAQVFAVPFREVQWVVLAYLLSITTLIVGVGRLGDIVGRRRLLLLGIALFTAASALAGAASSLWMLIAARAVQGLGAAAMMALATAFVGDAVPKARIGRAMGLMGTMSALGTALGPTLGGALIAAFGWPAIFLVTVPPGAAAFLLVRHGLSADRVEAGGARGRFDGPGTLILALTLAAYALAMTGGFGLPVPALLLAAAGGLGLFLLVEARTASPLLRLELLGSRTSGGRISGDRALGGRLLMNMLVATVMMATLVVGPFHLSRALGLEAAMVGLAMSAGPVVSALTGVPAGRLVDRFGTAGMTGLGLAMATVGCVLLALLPATLGVAGYVGPLVIVTAGYAQFQAANNTAVMSGLEADRRGLVSGLLNLSRNLGLVTGASVMGMVFALGVGTDAVSAAPDAVAAGTRMTFAVAAALIAVALAIAWGVLRRAAPPARRG, from the coding sequence ATGAGGAAAGGGATCGCACGGGGGGACGGCGGCGCGGACGACGCCGCGCTGGTGGCGGGCGCAACGGTGCGCTGGGGACTGGCGGGGCTGGCGCTGACGGTGCTGCTGTCCTCGCTCGGCATCAGCATCGCCAATGTCGGGCTGCCGGCGCTGGCGCAGGTCTTCGCGGTGCCGTTCCGCGAGGTGCAATGGGTGGTGCTGGCCTATCTGCTGTCGATCACCACCCTGATCGTCGGGGTGGGGCGGCTGGGGGACATCGTCGGGCGGCGGCGCCTGCTGCTGCTGGGGATCGCCCTGTTCACGGCGGCCTCCGCCCTGGCCGGTGCCGCGTCCAGCCTGTGGATGCTGATCGCGGCGCGGGCGGTGCAGGGGCTGGGGGCGGCGGCGATGATGGCGCTCGCCACCGCCTTCGTCGGCGATGCGGTTCCCAAGGCGCGGATCGGCCGGGCCATGGGGCTGATGGGGACCATGTCGGCGCTCGGCACCGCGCTCGGCCCGACGTTGGGCGGCGCTCTGATCGCGGCCTTCGGCTGGCCGGCGATCTTCCTCGTCACCGTGCCGCCGGGGGCGGCGGCCTTCCTGCTGGTGCGGCACGGCCTGTCGGCCGACCGGGTGGAGGCGGGCGGGGCGCGCGGGCGCTTCGACGGTCCCGGCACTCTGATCCTCGCCCTGACGCTGGCGGCCTATGCCCTGGCGATGACCGGCGGGTTCGGCCTGCCGGTTCCGGCGCTGCTGCTGGCGGCGGCGGGCGGGCTGGGGCTGTTCCTGCTGGTGGAGGCGCGGACGGCGTCGCCGCTGCTGCGGTTGGAGCTGCTGGGCAGCCGGACATCGGGCGGCCGTATATCGGGCGACCGGGCGCTGGGCGGCCGGCTGCTGATGAACATGCTGGTGGCGACGGTGATGATGGCGACGCTGGTGGTCGGCCCCTTCCATCTGTCCCGCGCCCTCGGGCTGGAGGCGGCGATGGTCGGTCTGGCCATGTCGGCCGGGCCGGTGGTGTCGGCGCTGACCGGCGTGCCGGCGGGCCGGCTGGTCGACCGCTTCGGCACCGCCGGCATGACGGGCCTGGGGCTGGCGATGGCGACGGTCGGATGCGTGCTGCTGGCACTGCTGCCGGCGACGCTCGGCGTGGCCGGCTATGTCGGGCCGCTGGTCATCGTCACCGCCGGCTATGCGCAGTTCCAGGCCGCCAACAACACGGCGGTGATGTCGGGCCTGGAGGCGGACCGGCGCGGCCTGGTGTCGGGGCTGCTCAACCTCTCGCGCAATCTGGGGCTGGTGACCGGCGCCTCGGTGATGGGAATGGTGTTCGCGCTGGGGGTGGGGACGGATGCCGTGTCGGCGGCGCCCGACGCCGTCGCGGCGGGCACCCGCATGACCTTCGCCGTCGCCGCCGCGCTGATCGCCGTGGCGCTCGCCATCGCCTGGGGCGTGCTTCGGCGGGCGGCTCCTCCGGCGCGCCGTGGCTGA
- a CDS encoding LysR family transcriptional regulator, which translates to MTIPDLNMLITLDALLAEGSVAGAARRLRLSPSAMSRALARLRAATGDPLLVRAGRGLVPTPRAVELRDQVRHLVREAEAALRPAENLDLGQLVRTFTLRTSDGFVESYGPALLTLVADEAPGVRIRFLPKTDKDSGPLRDGSVDLETGVVGKDSGPELRVQALFHDRFIGVVRPGHPLGAGEVTAARFAAGRHVLVSRRGDDRGLVDEALERLGLERRVMATVGGFAAALALVRGTDLIVSLPDRHTAGLRHGLHGFALPFPAPEITVSLLWHPRLDADPAHRWLRGRVRTVCAPLGRYP; encoded by the coding sequence ATGACCATCCCCGACCTCAACATGCTGATCACGCTCGACGCCCTGCTGGCGGAAGGCAGCGTCGCCGGTGCCGCGCGGCGGCTGCGCCTCAGCCCGTCGGCGATGAGCCGGGCGCTGGCCCGGCTGCGCGCGGCGACCGGCGACCCGCTGCTGGTCAGGGCCGGGCGCGGCCTCGTCCCGACGCCGCGCGCGGTCGAGCTGCGCGACCAGGTGCGCCATCTGGTGCGGGAGGCGGAGGCGGCGCTGCGGCCGGCGGAGAACCTCGATCTGGGCCAACTCGTCCGAACCTTCACCCTGCGGACCAGCGACGGCTTCGTCGAGAGCTACGGCCCGGCCCTGCTCACCCTGGTCGCCGATGAGGCTCCCGGCGTCCGCATCCGCTTCCTGCCGAAGACGGACAAGGACAGCGGCCCGCTGCGCGACGGTTCGGTCGATCTGGAAACCGGGGTGGTCGGCAAGGACAGCGGGCCGGAATTGCGGGTCCAGGCGCTGTTCCACGACCGCTTCATCGGCGTCGTGCGACCCGGCCACCCCCTGGGTGCCGGCGAGGTCACCGCCGCCCGCTTCGCCGCCGGCCGGCATGTGCTGGTGTCGCGTCGGGGCGACGACCGCGGGCTGGTGGACGAGGCGCTGGAGCGGCTGGGGCTGGAACGCCGCGTGATGGCGACGGTCGGCGGCTTCGCCGCCGCCCTGGCGCTGGTGCGCGGCACCGACCTGATCGTCAGCCTGCCCGACCGCCACACCGCCGGCCTGCGCCACGGCCTCCACGGCTTCGCCCTGCCCTTTCCGGCACCGGAGATCACCGTCTCGCTGCTGTGGCACCCGCGGCTGGACGCCGACCCGGCCCATCGCTGGCTGCGCGGCCGCGTGCGGACGGTCTGCGCTCCCCTTGGCCGCTACCCCTGA
- the mgrA gene encoding L-glyceraldehyde 3-phosphate reductase, translating into MEPPYLADDHRYETMSYRRTGRSGLDLPAISLGLWQNFGGADVFATGRAVLRRAFDRGVTHFDLANNYGPPPGSAEENFGRILATDFRPYRDQMVISTKAGYDMWPGPYGNWGSRKYLVSSLDQSLKRMGLDYVDIFYSHRVDPRTPLEETMGALDHVVRQGKALHVGISSYSPEMTRRAAGILRQLGTPCLIHQPSYSLLNRWVEGDGEGEGKGGGLLDTLDDLGMGCIAFSPLAQGMLTDKYLGGRPADARAAKGGSLKPDFLSPENLERIRALDAIARRRGQTLAQMAIAWVLRDPRVTSALIGARNVGQLDNSLDALNNPSFTAAELAEIDSHAVADAGINLWSASSAAEAG; encoded by the coding sequence ATGGAACCGCCCTACCTCGCCGACGACCATCGTTACGAGACGATGAGCTACCGCCGCACCGGGCGCAGCGGGCTCGACCTGCCGGCCATCTCGCTGGGGCTGTGGCAGAATTTCGGCGGCGCCGACGTGTTCGCCACCGGGCGCGCCGTGCTGCGCCGGGCCTTCGACCGTGGCGTCACCCATTTCGACCTCGCCAACAATTACGGCCCGCCTCCCGGCTCGGCCGAGGAGAATTTCGGCCGCATCCTCGCCACCGACTTCCGCCCCTACCGCGACCAGATGGTCATCTCGACCAAGGCCGGCTACGACATGTGGCCTGGCCCCTACGGCAACTGGGGGTCCCGCAAATATCTGGTCTCCAGCCTGGACCAGAGCCTGAAGCGGATGGGGCTCGATTACGTCGATATCTTCTATTCGCACCGCGTCGATCCCCGCACCCCGCTGGAGGAGACGATGGGGGCGCTCGACCATGTCGTGCGCCAGGGCAAGGCGCTCCATGTCGGCATCTCCTCCTACTCGCCGGAGATGACGCGGCGGGCGGCCGGCATCCTGCGCCAGCTCGGCACGCCCTGCCTGATCCACCAGCCCTCCTACTCGCTGCTGAACCGCTGGGTGGAGGGCGATGGCGAAGGTGAAGGCAAGGGCGGCGGGCTGCTCGACACGCTGGACGATCTCGGCATGGGTTGCATCGCCTTCTCGCCGCTGGCCCAGGGCATGCTGACCGACAAGTATCTGGGGGGCCGCCCCGCCGACGCCCGCGCCGCCAAGGGCGGGTCCCTCAAGCCGGACTTCCTGTCGCCGGAGAATCTGGAGCGCATCCGCGCGCTGGACGCCATCGCCCGACGGCGCGGCCAGACGCTGGCGCAGATGGCCATCGCCTGGGTCCTGCGCGACCCGCGCGTGACCTCCGCCCTGATCGGCGCGCGCAACGTCGGGCAGCTCGACAATTCGCTGGACGCGCTGAACAATCCGTCCTTCACGGCGGCGGAGCTGGCGGAGATCGACAGCCACGCCGTCGCCGACGCCGGCATCAACCTGTGGAGCGCCTCCTCCGCCGCCGAGGCCGGCTGA
- a CDS encoding inorganic phosphate transporter, translating to MSDTILPSGASSPASGPNLHQKPHYAVPVAFLILLAAGLGYAVHGFVTDLQRVDQPPLAVGAFLLLALALLIALGFEFVNGFHDTANAVATVIYTHSMPPVLAVVWSGAFNFLGVLLSSGAVAYSVITLLPVELILQVGGSAGYAMIFALLIAAIIWNLGTWALGLPNSSSHALIGSVIGVGLANQLMAPDGQATSGVDWAQALGVLRALLFSPVMGFVLAALLLLVLKRAVRNRRLFEPADPNHPPPLWIRGLLILTCTAVSFAHGGNDGQKGMGLIMLILIGAVPTAYALNRTMPDSTTPAFIETTHRAEAILRSHSDGRRPASAEEARRLVGDALRTKELNRPEVYGALAVLSADIAQGVRNYGAIKHVPAEATSNMRNDMYLAADAVRLLPKAGATLPEAEAATLKSYQEALNAGTRFIPDWVKFSVAVALGLGTMVGWRRIVVTVGERIGKQHLAYAQGASAELVAAGTIGLAEVYGLPVSTTHILSSGVAGTMAANGSGLRWSTVRSMAMAWVLTLPAAITLAGLLYYLLRHLF from the coding sequence ATGTCGGACACCATATTGCCGTCTGGCGCCTCGTCGCCGGCCTCCGGTCCGAATCTTCACCAGAAACCGCATTACGCCGTGCCGGTGGCGTTCCTGATCCTGTTGGCCGCCGGTCTCGGCTATGCGGTCCATGGCTTCGTCACCGACCTCCAGCGGGTCGACCAGCCGCCGCTGGCGGTCGGGGCCTTCCTGCTTCTCGCCCTGGCGCTGCTGATCGCGCTGGGTTTCGAATTCGTCAATGGCTTCCACGACACTGCCAACGCGGTGGCGACCGTCATCTACACCCACAGCATGCCGCCGGTGCTGGCGGTGGTCTGGTCGGGCGCCTTCAACTTCCTGGGCGTGCTGCTCTCATCGGGAGCCGTGGCCTACAGCGTCATCACGCTGCTGCCGGTGGAGCTGATCCTTCAGGTCGGCGGCAGCGCCGGCTATGCCATGATCTTCGCCCTGCTGATCGCCGCCATCATCTGGAATCTGGGAACCTGGGCGCTCGGACTGCCGAACAGCTCCTCCCATGCCCTGATCGGCTCGGTCATCGGGGTCGGTCTCGCCAACCAGCTGATGGCGCCGGACGGGCAGGCGACCTCGGGCGTCGATTGGGCGCAGGCCCTCGGGGTGCTGCGGGCCCTGCTGTTCAGCCCGGTGATGGGCTTCGTCCTGGCCGCCCTGCTGCTGCTGGTCCTGAAGCGGGCGGTCCGCAACCGGCGCCTGTTCGAGCCGGCCGATCCCAACCATCCGCCGCCGCTGTGGATCCGCGGCCTGCTGATCCTGACCTGCACCGCGGTGTCCTTCGCCCATGGCGGCAATGACGGGCAGAAGGGCATGGGGCTGATCATGCTGATCCTGATCGGTGCGGTGCCCACCGCCTATGCGCTGAACCGCACCATGCCCGACAGCACCACCCCCGCCTTCATCGAGACGACCCACCGGGCCGAAGCGATCCTGCGGTCTCATTCGGACGGGCGGCGGCCGGCCTCGGCGGAAGAGGCGAGGCGGCTGGTGGGAGACGCCTTGCGGACGAAGGAGCTGAACCGGCCGGAGGTCTATGGCGCGCTGGCCGTGCTGTCCGCCGACATCGCGCAGGGCGTGCGGAATTACGGCGCTATCAAGCATGTTCCGGCCGAAGCGACGTCCAACATGCGCAACGACATGTATCTGGCGGCCGATGCCGTCCGCCTGTTGCCCAAGGCCGGGGCCACCCTTCCCGAGGCCGAGGCGGCCACCCTGAAATCCTATCAGGAGGCGCTGAACGCCGGCACCCGCTTCATTCCCGACTGGGTGAAGTTCTCGGTCGCGGTGGCGCTCGGGCTCGGCACCATGGTCGGCTGGCGCCGCATCGTCGTCACCGTTGGCGAGCGGATCGGCAAGCAGCATCTGGCCTATGCCCAGGGCGCATCGGCCGAGCTGGTCGCCGCCGGCACCATCGGGCTGGCGGAGGTGTATGGGCTGCCGGTTTCGACCACCCACATCCTGTCGAGCGGCGTCGCCGGCACCATGGCGGCGAACGGATCGGGCCTGCGATGGAGCACCGTGCGCAGCATGGCGATGGCCTGGGTGTTGACCCTGCCGGCCGCCATCACCCTGGCCGGCCTGCTGTACTATCTCCTCCGTCATCTGTTCTGA